The Streptomyces sp. NBC_01689 genome includes a window with the following:
- the kdpF gene encoding K(+)-transporting ATPase subunit F, with protein sequence MTAENIVGLIVAVALLGYLVLALVFPERF encoded by the coding sequence GTGACCGCCGAGAACATCGTCGGCCTGATCGTGGCCGTCGCCCTGCTGGGCTATCTCGTCCTCGCCCTCGTCTTCCCGGAGAGGTTCTGA
- a CDS encoding sensor histidine kinase: MNEARPTREVRPGRLKVYLGAAPGVGKTYRMLDEGHRRAARGADVVVGFARCHGRPHTEAMLHGLEVVPPVRHHHGGEEREEMDLAAVLARRPRVVIVDEFAHTNVPGDGRNAERRQDVEDLLAVGIDVITALDIRHLESLGDIVERITRVPQRETVPDEAVRRADRIELVDMDPMDLRRRMAHGTIYGPDRIDAALADHFRPANLTALRRLALLWMADRVDEALLSYRPERAGDGGRQPRERVVVALTGGREGETLIRRAARVAGLPRALDAPGPTGPGASRRPAGDLLAVHVTRSDSLAAGASHASLARQRRLVENLGGSYHSVVGDDVATALAEFARAEDATQLVLGTSRRGRVERFVTGRGTGETVTELCADIDVHTVAHERAGRGTLLPSRRRTLPTARLVAGPVAGLVLPVLLTLLLAQVRGTVNLTSEALLFLLTVVGVACIGGVASAVIASVTASLLLNYWFIPPVGSFTLADPNAVLAVGVFTVVAATVAAVVDRSLRLSRRAARATAEAETMSSLAGTIVRGGATIPALLERTRETFGTDSAELVDRPPPPGTDTGAVVVVPAGPGSHLVLRGRVLASSERRVLAAFAAHVGSAVERARLAEAAAEVEPVRAADRMRTALLRAVGHDLRTPLAAGWAAVASLRSRDVEFSAADRDELLATADESMAKLNRLVENLLDLSRLQAGVLSLNLRATALEEVLPAALADVPGVGVGDLEKLPAVLADPPLLERVIANLAGNAARHTPAGRPVLLTASAHAGRVEVRIVDRGPGVPASGRDRLFEPFQRLGDTDNSTGLGLGLALSRGLTEAMNGTLVPEDTPGGGLTMVLSLPCAQSAESAESAENAENCDGVTR; encoded by the coding sequence ATGAACGAGGCACGGCCGACGCGTGAGGTGCGGCCCGGACGGCTGAAGGTCTACCTCGGGGCTGCCCCGGGCGTCGGCAAGACCTACCGCATGCTCGACGAGGGACACCGCCGCGCGGCCCGCGGCGCCGACGTGGTGGTGGGGTTCGCGCGGTGCCACGGACGCCCGCACACCGAGGCGATGCTCCACGGCCTGGAGGTGGTGCCGCCGGTCCGTCACCACCACGGGGGCGAGGAGCGCGAGGAGATGGACCTCGCCGCGGTCCTCGCGCGCCGCCCGCGGGTGGTGATCGTCGACGAGTTCGCCCACACCAACGTGCCCGGAGACGGCCGCAACGCGGAACGCCGCCAGGACGTCGAGGATCTGCTGGCCGTCGGGATCGACGTCATCACGGCGCTGGACATCCGGCACCTGGAGTCGCTCGGCGACATCGTCGAGCGGATCACCCGGGTACCGCAGCGCGAGACGGTGCCCGACGAGGCCGTCCGCCGGGCCGACCGGATCGAGCTGGTGGACATGGACCCGATGGACCTGCGCCGCCGGATGGCACACGGCACCATCTACGGACCCGACCGGATCGACGCGGCCCTCGCCGACCACTTCCGCCCCGCCAATCTGACGGCGCTGCGCCGGCTCGCCCTGCTGTGGATGGCCGACCGCGTCGACGAGGCGCTGCTCTCGTACCGCCCGGAGCGGGCCGGCGACGGCGGACGCCAGCCCCGTGAGCGGGTCGTGGTCGCGCTCACCGGCGGGCGCGAGGGCGAGACCCTCATCCGGCGCGCCGCCCGCGTCGCGGGTCTTCCCCGCGCTCTCGACGCCCCCGGACCGACCGGCCCGGGGGCGTCCCGGCGGCCCGCGGGCGATCTGCTCGCCGTGCACGTGACGCGCAGCGACTCCCTCGCCGCCGGTGCCTCGCACGCCTCCCTCGCCCGGCAGCGGCGGCTCGTCGAGAACCTCGGCGGCAGCTACCACTCGGTCGTCGGCGACGACGTCGCGACCGCGCTGGCCGAGTTCGCGCGGGCCGAGGACGCCACCCAGCTCGTCCTCGGCACCAGCCGCCGCGGACGCGTCGAGCGGTTCGTCACCGGACGCGGCACCGGGGAGACGGTGACCGAGCTCTGCGCCGACATCGACGTCCACACGGTCGCGCACGAGCGGGCGGGCCGAGGCACCCTGCTGCCGTCGCGGCGCCGTACGCTGCCCACCGCGCGGCTGGTCGCCGGACCGGTCGCCGGTCTTGTCCTTCCGGTGCTGCTCACCCTCCTCCTCGCCCAGGTGCGCGGCACCGTCAACCTCACCAGCGAGGCGCTGCTGTTCCTGCTCACCGTGGTGGGGGTGGCCTGCATCGGCGGTGTCGCCTCGGCCGTGATCGCCTCGGTCACGGCGTCGCTGCTGCTCAACTACTGGTTCATCCCGCCGGTCGGCTCGTTCACGCTCGCCGATCCCAACGCCGTGCTCGCGGTGGGCGTCTTCACGGTCGTCGCCGCCACGGTCGCGGCCGTCGTCGACCGGTCGCTGCGGCTGTCCCGGCGCGCCGCCCGCGCGACCGCCGAGGCGGAGACCATGTCGTCGCTCGCGGGCACCATCGTCCGGGGCGGTGCGACGATCCCGGCTCTGCTGGAGCGCACCCGGGAGACGTTCGGCACGGACTCCGCGGAGCTCGTGGACCGGCCGCCCCCGCCGGGCACGGACACCGGGGCGGTCGTGGTCGTGCCCGCGGGGCCGGGCTCCCACCTGGTCCTGCGCGGCCGCGTCCTCGCCTCCTCGGAGCGGCGGGTGCTGGCCGCGTTCGCCGCGCACGTCGGGTCGGCCGTCGAACGGGCCAGGCTCGCGGAGGCCGCCGCCGAGGTGGAGCCGGTCCGGGCCGCCGACCGGATGCGCACGGCACTGCTGCGGGCGGTCGGCCACGACCTGCGCACCCCGCTCGCCGCCGGCTGGGCCGCGGTGGCCTCGCTGCGCAGCCGTGACGTCGAGTTCTCCGCCGCGGACCGCGACGAACTGCTCGCCACCGCCGACGAGTCGATGGCCAAGCTGAACCGGCTGGTGGAGAACCTGCTCGACCTCAGCCGTCTGCAGGCCGGCGTGCTGTCGCTGAACCTGCGGGCCACCGCCCTGGAGGAGGTGCTCCCGGCGGCGCTCGCGGACGTTCCCGGGGTCGGGGTCGGTGACCTGGAGAAGCTCCCGGCCGTCCTCGCCGACCCGCCGCTGCTGGAACGGGTGATCGCCAACCTGGCCGGCAACGCCGCCCGGCACACCCCGGCGGGGCGCCCCGTGCTGCTGACCGCCAGCGCGCACGCGGGCCGGGTCGAGGTGCGGATCGTGGACCGCGGCCCCGGTGTCCCGGCGTCCGGCCGCGACCGGCTCTTCGAGCCCTTCCAGCGGCTGGGCGACACCGACAACTCGACGGGGCTCGGTCTCGGTCTCGCCCTGTCACGGGGTCTGACCGAGGCGATGAACGGCACCCTCGTCCCGGAGGACACCCCGGGCGGCGGCCTCACGATGGTCCTGTCCCTGCCGTGCGCACAGAGCGCCGAGAGCGCCGAGAGCGCCGAGAACGCCGAGAACTGCGACGGGGTGACGAGGTGA
- a CDS encoding APC family permease, whose translation MFNVTAILKRLVIGRAMRSEELHETLLPKRLALPVFASDPLSSVAYATQEILLVLALGGLAFLHFTLWIAAAVVCLMTVVVLSYRQVVHAYPSGGGSYEVVSTNLGPSAGLVVAASLLVDYVMTVAVSVASGVDNIISALPQLAAHRVLLAIGFVALLTATNLRGVRESGRAFAAPTYLFVGGVLIMVVTGLVRWALGDAPVAESAGYGITPAPADTDLMGPALLMLVLRAFSSGCTALTGVEAISNGVPAFRRPKSANAATTLAVMGFTAVVMFVGVTALALLTKVRVTGDPCRLTGLTVPCSAYTQRTVIAQIAAAVFGGEHSPGFYLIQTVTALVLILAANTAFNGFPLLASLLAQHRYLPHQLHNRGDRLAFSNGILALAFVACLLLWGFRANVTSLIHLYILGVFTSFTLSQLGMVRHWNRELRAAPAPARRRRPHTARAINTVGAVVTGLVLVIVLATKFTQGAWLAVLAAVVLWVMMRGIRRHYDATAAELAVTDPKAELTSPSRVLAVVLVSTLHKPTLRALAYARALRPDRLEALTVSVDRDEAAALRGRWEEYGIEVPLTVIDSPYREVTRPVVEYVRSMRRESPRDIVAVFVPEYVVGRWWENLLHNQSALWLKNRLLFTPGVMVTSVPWQLTSAAHADRPAARAPGSVRRGEPRTAPRRPRRRRRARDAAPPAPRG comes from the coding sequence GTGTTCAACGTGACGGCGATCCTCAAGCGGCTGGTGATCGGCCGGGCCATGCGGAGCGAGGAGCTGCACGAGACGCTCCTGCCCAAACGGCTCGCGCTGCCCGTCTTCGCCTCCGACCCGCTGTCCTCGGTGGCGTACGCGACCCAGGAGATCCTGCTCGTCCTCGCCCTCGGCGGCCTGGCCTTTCTGCACTTCACCCTCTGGATCGCGGCCGCGGTCGTCTGCCTGATGACGGTCGTGGTGCTGTCGTACCGCCAGGTGGTGCACGCCTATCCGAGCGGCGGCGGGTCCTACGAGGTGGTGTCGACCAACCTCGGCCCCTCCGCCGGTCTGGTGGTGGCCGCCTCCCTGCTCGTCGACTACGTGATGACGGTGGCCGTCTCGGTCGCCTCCGGCGTGGACAACATCATCTCGGCCCTCCCCCAGCTGGCCGCCCACCGCGTCCTGCTGGCCATCGGCTTCGTCGCGCTGCTGACCGCGACGAACCTCCGGGGCGTGCGCGAGTCGGGACGGGCCTTCGCCGCCCCCACCTACCTCTTCGTCGGCGGTGTGCTGATCATGGTGGTCACGGGACTCGTCCGCTGGGCCCTCGGGGACGCGCCGGTCGCCGAGAGCGCCGGTTACGGCATCACCCCGGCCCCCGCCGACACGGACCTGATGGGCCCGGCCCTGCTGATGCTGGTGCTGCGCGCGTTCTCCTCCGGCTGCACGGCGCTGACGGGGGTGGAGGCCATCTCCAACGGCGTACCGGCGTTCCGCAGGCCCAAGTCGGCGAACGCGGCCACCACGCTGGCGGTCATGGGGTTCACCGCGGTCGTCATGTTTGTCGGTGTCACCGCGCTCGCGCTGCTCACCAAGGTGCGGGTGACCGGCGACCCGTGCCGCCTGACGGGACTCACCGTCCCCTGTTCCGCCTACACCCAGCGCACGGTCATCGCCCAGATCGCGGCGGCGGTCTTCGGCGGCGAGCACAGCCCCGGCTTCTACCTCATCCAGACCGTGACCGCGCTCGTCCTGATCCTGGCGGCGAACACGGCGTTCAACGGCTTCCCGCTGCTCGCCTCGCTGCTCGCCCAGCACCGCTACCTGCCGCACCAGTTGCACAACCGCGGCGACCGGCTGGCCTTCTCCAACGGCATCCTGGCGCTGGCGTTCGTCGCCTGTCTGCTGCTGTGGGGCTTCCGGGCGAACGTCACCAGCCTCATCCACCTCTACATCCTGGGGGTGTTCACCTCCTTCACGCTCTCCCAGCTCGGCATGGTCCGGCACTGGAACCGCGAACTGCGGGCCGCGCCCGCACCGGCCCGGCGCCGCCGACCGCACACGGCCCGGGCGATCAACACGGTCGGCGCGGTCGTCACCGGCCTGGTCCTGGTGATCGTGCTGGCCACCAAGTTCACCCAGGGCGCCTGGCTCGCCGTCCTCGCGGCCGTCGTGCTGTGGGTGATGATGCGCGGGATCCGGCGCCACTACGACGCCACCGCGGCGGAACTGGCGGTGACCGACCCGAAGGCCGAACTCACCTCTCCGTCACGGGTGCTGGCCGTCGTCCTGGTGTCCACCCTGCACAAGCCCACGCTGCGTGCCCTGGCCTACGCGCGGGCCCTGCGCCCCGACCGTCTGGAGGCCCTGACGGTCTCGGTGGACCGTGACGAGGCGGCGGCGCTGCGCGGACGCTGGGAGGAGTACGGCATCGAGGTCCCGCTGACGGTCATCGACTCGCCCTACCGCGAGGTGACCCGGCCGGTCGTGGAGTACGTCCGCTCGATGCGCCGGGAGAGTCCCCGCGACATCGTCGCCGTCTTCGTCCCCGAGTACGTCGTCGGACGCTGGTGGGAGAACCTCCTCCACAACCAGTCGGCCCTGTGGCTGAAGAACCGGCTGCTCTTCACACCCGGTGTGATGGTCACGAGCGTGCCGTGGCAGCTGACCTCGGCGGCCCACGCCGACCGGCCGGCCGCCCGCGCGCCGGGATCGGTGCGCCGGGGCGAGCCGCGGACCGCCCCGCGACGGCCGCGCCGCCGGCGGCGCGCCCGCGACGCCGCGCCGCCGGCACCCCGGGGGTGA
- the kdpA gene encoding potassium-transporting ATPase subunit KdpA: MSPVLAGVLQLLALVAALALAYIPLGDYMARVYSSDKHWRVEKWIYKGIGANPNTEMRWPAYLRGVLAFSAVSVLFLYLLQRLQGHLPGSLGFAAIDPDQAFNTAASFVTNTNWQSYYGEQAMGHVVQTAGLAVQNFVSAAVGIAVAVALVRGFARSRTGELGNFWSDLVRGTVRILIPLSVVAAIVLVACGAIQNFSGIHEVGQFMGGSQQWNGGAVASQEAVKELGTNGGGYFNANSAHPFENPTPFTNLFEIFLLLVIPFALTRTFGRMVGSIRQGYAILATMATIWLGFIALMMWTEFAHHGPAFDIAGGAMEGKENRFGVGASSIFAVSTTLTSTGAVDSFHSSFTGLGGGITILGMQLGEIAPGGTGSGLYGILILAVIAVFIAGLMVGRTPEYLGKKIGTREIKFAACYILVTPALVLVFTAAAMALPTPGHSMTNSGAHGFSEILYAYSSGANNNGSAFAGLNADTQWFNSTIGLAMLLGRFLPMVFVLALAGSLAEQRPVPETAGTLRTHKPLFVGLLVGAILIITGLTYFPALALGPLAEGLAS; encoded by the coding sequence ATGAGTCCCGTCCTCGCCGGCGTGCTCCAGCTGCTCGCCCTCGTCGCGGCGCTGGCCCTCGCCTACATCCCGCTCGGCGACTACATGGCCCGGGTCTACTCCTCCGACAAGCACTGGCGCGTCGAGAAGTGGATCTACAAGGGCATCGGCGCCAACCCGAACACCGAGATGCGCTGGCCGGCGTACCTGCGCGGTGTCCTGGCCTTCTCCGCGGTCAGCGTTCTCTTCCTCTACCTGCTGCAGCGCCTCCAGGGCCATCTGCCCGGCTCGCTCGGCTTTGCCGCGATCGACCCGGACCAGGCGTTCAACACCGCCGCGTCGTTCGTCACCAACACCAACTGGCAGTCCTACTACGGCGAGCAGGCCATGGGCCACGTCGTGCAGACCGCCGGTCTGGCCGTGCAGAACTTCGTCTCCGCGGCCGTCGGCATCGCCGTCGCCGTCGCGCTCGTACGAGGGTTCGCCCGCTCCCGCACCGGTGAGCTCGGCAACTTCTGGTCCGACCTGGTGCGCGGCACCGTACGCATCCTGATCCCGCTCTCCGTCGTCGCCGCGATCGTCCTGGTGGCGTGCGGGGCGATCCAGAACTTCTCCGGCATCCACGAGGTCGGCCAGTTCATGGGCGGCTCGCAGCAGTGGAACGGCGGGGCGGTCGCCTCGCAGGAGGCCGTCAAGGAGCTGGGCACGAACGGCGGCGGTTACTTCAACGCCAACTCCGCGCACCCCTTCGAGAACCCGACCCCGTTTACGAACCTGTTCGAGATCTTCCTGCTGCTGGTCATCCCGTTCGCGCTGACCCGCACCTTCGGCCGCATGGTCGGCTCGATCAGGCAGGGCTACGCGATCCTCGCCACGATGGCCACGATCTGGCTCGGCTTCATCGCCCTGATGATGTGGACCGAGTTCGCCCACCACGGTCCGGCGTTCGACATCGCCGGCGGTGCGATGGAGGGCAAGGAGAACCGTTTCGGTGTCGGCGCGTCCTCGATCTTCGCGGTGTCCACGACCCTGACCTCGACCGGTGCGGTGGACTCGTTCCACTCGTCGTTCACCGGTCTCGGCGGCGGCATCACGATTCTGGGCATGCAGCTCGGCGAGATCGCGCCCGGCGGTACCGGGTCCGGTCTCTACGGCATCCTGATCCTGGCGGTCATCGCGGTCTTCATCGCCGGTCTGATGGTAGGCCGCACCCCGGAGTACCTGGGCAAGAAGATCGGCACCCGCGAGATCAAGTTCGCGGCCTGCTACATCCTCGTCACCCCGGCCCTGGTGCTCGTCTTCACCGCCGCCGCGATGGCGCTGCCCACCCCCGGACACTCGATGACCAACAGCGGGGCGCACGGGTTCTCCGAGATCCTCTACGCCTACTCCTCGGGCGCCAACAACAACGGTTCGGCCTTCGCGGGCCTGAACGCGGACACGCAGTGGTTCAACAGCACGATCGGTCTCGCGATGCTGCTGGGCCGGTTCCTGCCGATGGTGTTCGTCCTGGCGCTCGCCGGTTCGCTCGCCGAGCAGCGGCCCGTCCCGGAGACCGCGGGCACCCTGCGCACCCACAAGCCGCTCTTCGTGGGCCTGCTGGTCGGCGCGATCCTGATCATCACCGGTCTGACCTACTTCCCGGCCCTCGCGCTGGGCCCGCTGGCCGAGGGGCTGGCGTCATGA
- the kdpB gene encoding potassium-transporting ATPase subunit KdpB, giving the protein MTTDVTNQEDEMSTATPTRAPHSDVPTGHKSDEGRVGAGLFDPQQLLRSLPDAFRKLDPRVMVKSPVMFVVLVGSVLTTVFSFKDPGDWFGWAISAWLWLTVIFANLAEAVAEGRGKAQADTLRKAKTDTVARRLNGSAEERVPGTDLRVGDLVVCEAGDIIPGDGDVVEGVASVDESAITGESAPVIRESGGDRSAVTGGTKVLSDRIVVKITTKPGETFIDRMIALVEGAARQKTPNEIALNILLASLTIAFLLACATLPPFADYAGTHLTMVVLVALLVCLIPTTIGALLSAIGIAGMDRLVQRNVLAMSGRAVEAAGDVSTLLLDKTGTITLGNRQAAEFVPVTGTTEAEVADAAQLSSLADETPEGRSIVVLAKEKYGLRERHQGELAGADWIAFTAQTRMSGVDVDGRRIRKGAAGSVVAWVEERGGTVAADAETLTSRISQAGGTPLLVAVEDTAGARVLGVIHLKDVVKEGMRERFDELRRMGIRTVMITGDNPLTAKAIADEAGVDDFLAEATPEDKMALIKREQAGGKLVAMTGDGTNDAPALAQADVGVAMNTGTSAAKEAGNMVDLDSNPTKLIEIVEIGKQLLITRGALTTFSIANDVAKYFAIIPALFAAVYPGLDKLNIMRLSSPDSAILSAVVFNALIIIALVPLALRGVRYRPVSADRMLRRNLGIYGIGGLIAPFVGIKIIDLLISLIPGIG; this is encoded by the coding sequence ATGACCACCGACGTAACGAACCAAGAGGACGAGATGTCCACAGCCACTCCGACCCGGGCGCCGCACAGCGACGTGCCGACCGGCCACAAGTCCGACGAAGGCCGTGTCGGCGCGGGTCTGTTCGACCCGCAGCAGCTGCTGAGGTCGCTGCCGGACGCCTTCCGCAAGCTCGACCCCCGGGTGATGGTCAAGTCGCCCGTCATGTTCGTGGTGCTGGTCGGCTCCGTCCTGACGACGGTCTTCTCCTTCAAGGACCCGGGCGACTGGTTCGGCTGGGCGATCAGCGCCTGGCTGTGGCTGACCGTGATCTTCGCCAACCTGGCGGAGGCGGTGGCCGAGGGCCGCGGCAAGGCCCAGGCGGACACCCTCAGGAAGGCGAAGACGGACACCGTCGCGCGCCGTCTGAACGGCTCGGCCGAGGAGCGGGTGCCCGGCACCGACCTGCGCGTCGGGGACCTGGTGGTCTGCGAGGCGGGCGACATCATCCCCGGTGACGGCGATGTCGTCGAGGGCGTCGCGTCCGTCGACGAGTCGGCCATCACCGGTGAGTCGGCCCCCGTCATCCGCGAGTCCGGCGGCGACCGTTCGGCCGTCACCGGCGGCACGAAGGTCCTCTCCGACCGGATCGTCGTCAAGATCACGACGAAGCCCGGTGAGACCTTCATCGACCGGATGATCGCGCTGGTCGAGGGCGCGGCCCGGCAGAAGACCCCGAACGAGATCGCGCTGAACATCCTTCTCGCGTCCCTCACGATCGCCTTCCTGCTCGCCTGCGCCACGCTGCCCCCGTTCGCGGACTACGCGGGCACGCACCTCACCATGGTCGTGCTGGTGGCCCTGCTGGTCTGCCTGATCCCGACCACGATCGGGGCCCTGCTCTCCGCGATCGGCATCGCGGGCATGGACCGGCTGGTCCAGCGCAACGTGCTGGCCATGTCCGGCCGCGCGGTCGAGGCGGCGGGCGACGTGTCGACCCTCCTCCTGGACAAGACCGGCACCATCACCCTCGGCAACCGCCAGGCCGCCGAGTTCGTACCGGTGACCGGCACCACGGAGGCCGAGGTCGCCGACGCCGCCCAGCTCTCCTCGCTGGCCGACGAGACGCCCGAGGGCCGCTCCATCGTGGTCCTCGCGAAGGAGAAGTACGGTCTGCGCGAGCGTCACCAGGGCGAACTCGCGGGCGCCGACTGGATCGCCTTCACCGCCCAGACCCGTATGTCGGGTGTGGACGTCGACGGACGCAGGATCCGCAAGGGCGCGGCCGGTTCGGTCGTGGCCTGGGTCGAGGAGCGGGGAGGCACCGTCGCCGCGGACGCCGAGACGCTCACGAGCCGTATCTCCCAGGCGGGCGGCACCCCGCTGCTGGTGGCCGTCGAGGACACGGCGGGGGCGCGCGTCCTCGGGGTGATCCACCTCAAGGACGTCGTCAAGGAGGGCATGCGCGAGCGGTTCGACGAACTGCGCCGCATGGGCATCAGGACCGTCATGATCACGGGCGACAACCCGCTGACGGCCAAGGCGATCGCGGACGAGGCGGGTGTCGACGACTTCCTGGCGGAGGCCACCCCCGAGGACAAGATGGCCCTCATCAAGCGCGAACAGGCCGGCGGCAAGCTGGTCGCGATGACCGGCGACGGCACCAACGACGCGCCCGCGCTGGCCCAGGCGGACGTCGGCGTGGCGATGAACACGGGGACGTCCGCCGCCAAGGAGGCCGGCAACATGGTCGACCTCGACTCGAACCCGACCAAGCTCATCGAGATCGTCGAGATCGGCAAGCAACTGCTCATCACCCGGGGCGCGTTGACGACGTTCTCCATCGCCAACGACGTCGCGAAGTACTTCGCGATCATCCCGGCGCTGTTCGCGGCGGTCTACCCGGGCCTGGACAAGCTGAACATCATGCGCCTGTCCTCGCCCGACTCCGCGATCCTGTCGGCGGTCGTCTTCAACGCGCTGATCATCATCGCGCTGGTGCCGCTGGCCCTGCGCGGGGTGCGGTACCGGCCCGTGAGCGCCGACCGGATGCTGCGGCGCAACCTCGGGATCTACGGCATCGGCGGCCTGATCGCCCCCTTCGTCGGCATCAAGATCATTGACCTGCTCATCTCCCTCATCCCCGGAATCGGCTGA
- a CDS encoding APC family permease: MASTEHTAPSRLRAWMLEGLSDMGKGHRVPGPAEPEPAHRGQRWWRVMCLTGVDYFSTLGYQPGIAALAAGLLSPVATVVLVVVTLAGALPVYRRVAEESPRGEGSIAMLERLLSFWKGKLFVLTLLGFAATDFLITITLSAADASTHLVENPHLTDALRGRQMLITLFLVALLGAVFLKGFLEAIGVAVVLVGIYLGLNVVVAVTGLWHVLAEEHVITDWGRALTAEHGNALAMIGVALLVFPKLALGLSGFETGVAVMPHVEGDPGDTDAKPAGRIRGTKKLLTTAAVIMSVFLIVTSFITTVLIPEKEFESGGRANGRALAYLAHRYLGGVFGTVYDVSTIAILWFAGASAMAGLLNLMPRYLPRYGMAPHWARAVRPMVIVFTLVAFLVTWIFDADVDAQGGAYATGVLVLISSAAIAVTIAARKAGQRHWTVAFGVISVVFLYTTVVNVIERPDGVKIGACFIAGIILVSLLSRLARAFELRVTGVTLDAMAERFVRDIASRRIRFVANEPDSRDVGEYREKIKQIRADNDVPGTEDFVFVEVTVVDASEFESGLTVRGEVLHGRYRVLTLESASVPNALAALLLHVRDSTRCTPHIYFEWTEGNPFTNFLRFFLFGQGEVAPVTREVLREAEPDPARRPRVHVG; this comes from the coding sequence ATGGCCAGCACCGAGCACACCGCCCCGAGCCGGCTGCGGGCGTGGATGCTGGAGGGCCTGTCCGACATGGGCAAGGGCCACCGGGTGCCGGGGCCCGCCGAGCCCGAGCCCGCGCACCGGGGGCAGCGGTGGTGGCGCGTCATGTGCCTGACCGGCGTCGACTACTTCTCCACCCTCGGCTACCAGCCCGGCATCGCGGCCCTGGCCGCCGGGCTGCTGTCCCCGGTGGCGACCGTCGTGCTCGTCGTCGTCACCCTCGCGGGCGCGCTGCCCGTCTACCGGCGGGTGGCCGAGGAGAGCCCCCGGGGCGAGGGGTCGATCGCGATGCTGGAGCGGCTGCTGTCCTTCTGGAAGGGCAAGCTCTTCGTCCTGACCCTGCTGGGCTTCGCCGCCACGGACTTCCTGATCACCATCACCCTGTCGGCCGCGGACGCCTCCACCCACCTCGTCGAGAACCCGCATCTCACCGATGCCCTGCGGGGCCGGCAGATGCTGATCACCCTCTTCCTGGTCGCCCTGCTCGGCGCCGTCTTCCTCAAGGGCTTCCTGGAGGCGATCGGTGTCGCGGTCGTCCTCGTGGGGATCTATCTGGGGCTCAACGTGGTGGTCGCGGTGACCGGCCTGTGGCACGTGCTGGCCGAGGAGCACGTGATCACCGACTGGGGCCGGGCCCTGACCGCGGAGCACGGCAACGCCCTCGCGATGATCGGGGTGGCCCTGCTCGTCTTCCCGAAGCTCGCGCTCGGCCTGTCCGGCTTCGAGACCGGCGTCGCGGTCATGCCGCATGTCGAGGGCGACCCCGGCGACACCGACGCGAAGCCCGCCGGCCGGATCCGCGGTACCAAGAAGCTGCTGACCACCGCCGCCGTGATCATGAGCGTGTTCCTGATCGTGACCAGCTTCATCACGACCGTGCTCATCCCGGAGAAGGAGTTCGAGTCGGGCGGCCGGGCCAACGGCCGCGCGCTCGCCTACCTGGCGCACCGGTACCTCGGCGGTGTCTTCGGCACGGTGTACGACGTGTCGACGATCGCCATCCTGTGGTTCGCCGGCGCCTCCGCCATGGCCGGGCTGCTCAATCTGATGCCGCGCTATCTGCCCCGCTACGGCATGGCTCCGCACTGGGCGCGTGCCGTCCGCCCGATGGTGATCGTCTTCACCCTGGTCGCCTTCCTCGTCACCTGGATCTTCGACGCCGACGTCGACGCCCAGGGCGGTGCGTACGCCACCGGTGTCCTCGTGCTGATCAGCTCCGCCGCCATCGCGGTGACCATCGCCGCCCGCAAGGCGGGCCAGCGTCACTGGACCGTCGCCTTCGGCGTCATCTCCGTGGTCTTCCTGTACACGACCGTCGTCAACGTCATCGAACGTCCCGACGGTGTCAAGATCGGCGCCTGCTTCATCGCCGGCATCATCCTCGTCTCGCTCCTCTCGCGGCTCGCCCGCGCCTTCGAGCTGCGCGTCACCGGCGTGACCCTCGACGCCATGGCCGAGCGGTTCGTCCGGGACATCGCGAGCCGCCGGATCCGTTTCGTCGCCAACGAACCGGACAGCCGGGACGTCGGTGAGTACCGGGAGAAGATCAAACAGATCCGCGCCGACAACGACGTCCCCGGCACCGAGGACTTCGTGTTCGTCGAGGTCACCGTGGTCGACGCGTCCGAGTTCGAGTCGGGGCTCACGGTCCGGGGGGAGGTGCTGCACGGGCGGTACCGGGTGCTGACGCTGGAGTCGGCGTCCGTACCGAACGCGCTCGCGGCGCTGCTCCTGCACGTCCGGGACAGCACCCGGTGCACCCCGCACATCTACTTCGAGTGGACCGAGGGGAACCCGTTCACGAACTTCCTCCGGTTCTTCCTCTTCGGTCAGGGCGAGGTCGCTCCCGTCACCCGCGAGGTGCTCCGCGAGGCCGAGCCGGACCCCGCACGCCGACCACGCGTCCATGTCGGCTGA